The following are from one region of the Phyllostomus discolor isolate MPI-MPIP mPhyDis1 chromosome 9, mPhyDis1.pri.v3, whole genome shotgun sequence genome:
- the PROKR2 gene encoding prokineticin receptor 2: MATQNGNTSFAPNFNLPQDHASSLPFNFSYGDYDFPLDEDEDMTKTRTFFAAKIIIGVALAGIMLVCGIGNFVFIVALARYKKLRNLTNLLIANLAISDFLVAIVCCPFEMDYYVVRQLSWEHGHVLCASVNYLRTMSLYVSTNALLAIAIDRYLAIVHPLKPRMNFQKAFFLTALVWMVSILIAIPSAYFATETVLFNVKKQKKIFCGQIWPVDQQLYYKSYFLFIFGIEFVGPVVTMTLCYTRISRELWFKEVPGFQTEQIRKRLRCRRKTVLVLMCILTAYVLCWAPFYGFAIVRDFFPTVFVKEKHYLTAFYVVECIAMSNSMINTVCFVTVKNKTMKYFKKMMQLHWRPSHHGSKSSADLDLRNSGMPATEEVDCIRLK, translated from the exons ATGGCCACCCAGAATGGAAACACTAGTTTTGCACCCAACTTCAATCTGCCCCAAGAccatgcctcctccctccccttcaacTTCAGTTATGGTGATTACGACTTCCCTCTGGATGAGGATGAGGACATGACCAAGACACGGACCTTCTTCGCAGCCAAGATCATCATTGGTGTGGCACTGGCAGGCATCATGCTAGTTTGTGGCATTGGCAACTTTGTCTTTATTGTTGCTCTTGCCCGCTATAAGAAGCTTCGCAACCTCACCAATCTGCTCATTGCTAACCTGGCCATCTCTGACTTCCTGGTAGCCATTGTCTGCTGCCCCTTTGAGATGGACTACTATGTGGTACGCCAGCTCTCCTGGGAGCATGGCCACGTGCTCTGTGCCTCTGTCAACTACCTGCGTACTATGTCACTCTATGTCTCCACCAATGCTCTGCTGGCCATTGCTATTGACAG ATATCTTGCTATCGTTCACCCCTTGAAACCACGGATGAATTTTCAAAAGGCCTTCTTCCTGACCGCTTTGGTCTGGATGGTGTCCATTCTCATCGCCATCCCATCTGCCTACTTTGCAACAGAAACAGTTCTCTTTAACgtcaaaaaacagaagaagatcTTCTGCGGCCAGATCTGGCCAGTAGACCAGCAGCTCTACTATAAGTCCTACTTCCTCTTCATCTTCGGCATCGAGTTTGTGGGGCCGGTGGTCACCATGACCCTGTGCTACACCAGGATCTCAAGGGAACTCTGGTTCAAGGAAGTTCCTGGTTTCCAGACGGAGCAGATCCGGAAGCGGCTGCGCTGTCGCCGGAAGACGGTTCTGGTGCTCATGTGCATCCTCACCGCCTATGTGCTGTGCTGGGCACCCTTCTACGGCTTCGCCATCGTGCGCGACTTTTTCCCCACGGTGTTCGTTAAGGAGAAGCACTACCTCACGGCTTTCTACGTCGTGGAGTGCATTGCCATGAGCAACAGCATGATCAACACTGTGTGCTTTGTGACCGTCAAGAACAAGACCATGAAGTACTTCAAGAAGATGATGCAGCTCCATTGGCGCCCCTCCCACCACGGAAGCAAGTCCAGCGCGGACCTCGACCTCAGAAACAGCGGCATGCCAGCCACAGAAGAGGTGGACTGTATCAGGCTGAAGTGA